Proteins encoded together in one Psilocybe cubensis strain MGC-MH-2018 chromosome 8, whole genome shotgun sequence window:
- a CDS encoding putative homoserine dehydrogenase — protein sequence MSSASTHQPKILVAVVGVGLVGSELINQLLSIPPPLSPFKLVSLTSSSRSLFTGKESPIGPNDSWKSLLASSKAPADLKALTEQLKQLVGEKERVALVDNTSSEEVAAFYPTWLKEGINVVTPNKKAFSGDADLYSKILSASRESGAKFLNEATVGAGLPVIAPLKELLATGDKIIKIEGVFSGTMSYIFNNFSTGTPEGPAFSSVVAIAREKGYTEPHPADDLNGFDVARKLTILSRLISSMPSGSSLPSLQSFASVQTASLIPPALEGIPTGDEFIKRLPEFDDEFAKLRVEASKENKVLRFVGVVDVAGGQVRAGLEKYPTDHPFATSLGGSDNIIMFHTERYSPRPLIVQGAGAGAAVTAMGVLGDLLKLV from the exons ATGTCCTCAGCATCTACTCACCAACCGAAAATCCTTGTGGCCGTCGTGGGTGTCGGACTCGTAGGGTCGGAGTTGATAAATCAACTACTTTCCATTCCGCCACCATTATCCCCGTTCAAGCTTGTCTCActcacatcatcatcacgaTCTCTCTTCACTGGGAAAGAAAGCCCAATTGGCCCGAATGACTCCTGGAAATCCCTGCTCGCATCCTCTAAGGCACCAGCAGACCTCAAGGCACTTACCGAACAATTGAAACAGCTGGTTGGCGAAAAGGAGCGGGTTGCCTTGGTGGACAACACGTCTTCGGAAGAAGTTGCCGCTTTCTACCCTACATGGCTCAAAGAAGGAATCAACGTTGTGACACCCAACAAGAAGGCATTCTCAGGAGACGCCGACTTGTATTCTAAAATTCTCAGTGCCAGTAGGGAAAGCGGAGCCAAGTTTCTCAACGAAGCGACAGTTGGTGCAGGCCTGCCGGTCATCGCACCTCTCAAGGAGTTGCTTGCTACTGGCGATAAG ATAATCAAAATTGAAGGAGTTTTCTCCGGAACTATGAGCTATATTTTCAACAATTTCTCAACTGGTACCCCAGAAGGACCGGCATTCTCTTCTGTAGTGGCTATCGCAAGAGAAAAAGGATACACT GAACCTCACCCTGCAGATGATTTGAATGGCTTCGATGTTGCACGCAAATTAACTATTTTGTCACGATTGATATCAAGCATGCCCTCTGGAAGCAGTCTTCCCTCTCTACAATCTTTTGCTTCTGTCCAGACTGCATCGCTGATTCCTCCCGCTCTGGAAGGCATTCCTACTGGAGACGAGTTTATCAAGCGTCTTCCCGAGTTCGACGACGAATTTGCTAAATTGAGGGTAGAAGCtagcaaagaaaataaggTGCTTCGTTTCGTCGGTGTAGTTGACGTCGCTGGTGGCCAGGTTAGGGCAGGACTGGAGAA ATATCCCACTGATCATCCTTTCGCCACTTCGCTCGGTGGCTCAGACAACATTATCATGTTCCATACCGAAAGATATAGTCCAAGGCCGTTGATTGTGcagggtgcaggtgcaggtgctgcTGTCACCGCGATGGGAGTGTTGGGTGACCTTTTGAAATTGGTTTAA